One Eriocheir sinensis breed Jianghai 21 unplaced genomic scaffold, ASM2467909v1 Scaffold25, whole genome shotgun sequence genomic window carries:
- the LOC126991199 gene encoding zinc finger protein 182-like, whose protein sequence is MRASLLTKAKSVRKDMQGRMTSTNTPTHSGVRPHESLECGKRFSNRSNPKHHTLTHTGARNHECEVCGKCFNHKGNLNTHTLTHTGERNHECEVCGKCFSQKGTLKLHTLTHTGERNHECEVCGKCFSHKGTLKLHTLTHTGERNHECEVCGKRFSRKDTLKLHTLTHTGERNHECEVCGKCFNHKGTLNTHTLTHTGGKKHECEVCGKCFSLKGTLKKHTLTHTGERNHECEVCGKCFSRKDNLKLHTLTHTDARNHECEVCGKCFIRKSNLKLHTLTHTGERNHECEVCGKCFSRKGNLKLHLVTHTDARSHECEVCGKRFKLKRILDRHVFRHSGHKGFKCDVCGKRFMTKCEIVRHMKVHFS, encoded by the coding sequence atgagagcaagtttactgaccaaagccaagagtgtgagaaaagacatgcagggaaggatgacctcaacaaatacacccacacactctggtgtaagacctcatgaaagtctggagtgtggcaaaaggtttagtaatagaagtaaccccaaacatcacacccttacacacactggtgcaagaaaccatgagtgtgaagtttgtgggaaatgtttcaatcacaagggtaacctcaacacacacacccttacacacactggtgaaagaaatcatgagtgtgaagtttgtggaaaatgtttcagtcagaagggtaccctcaaattacacactcttacacacactggtgaaagaaatcatgagtgtgaagtttgtgggaaatgtttcagtcacaagggtaccctcaaattacacactcttacacacactggtgaaagaaatcatgagtgtgaagtttgtggaaaacgtttcagtcggaaggataccctcaaattacacactcttacacacactggtgaaagaaatcatgagtgtgaagtttgtgggaaatgtttcaatcataagggtaccctcaacacacacactcttacacacactggtggaaaaaaacatgagtgtgaagtttgtgggaaatgtttcagtctgaagggtaccctcaagaaacacacccttacacacactggtgaaagaaatcatgagtgtgaagtttgtgggaaatgtttcagtcggaaggataacctcaaattacacactcttacacacactgatgcaagaaatcatgagtgtgaagtttgtgggaaatgtttcattaGGAAGAGTAACCttaaattacacactcttacacacactggtgaaagaaatcatgagtgtgaagtttgtgggaaatgtttcagtcggaagggtaacctcaaattacaccttgttacacacactgatgcaagaagtcatgagtgtgaagtttgtgggaaaaggttcaaactgaagaggatattggacaggcacgtcttcagacactctggtcataaagggttcaagtgcgatgtttgtgggaaacgtttcatgactaagtgtgagattgtcaggcacatgaaggtccacttctcctga